In one Oncorhynchus nerka isolate Pitt River linkage group LG7, Oner_Uvic_2.0, whole genome shotgun sequence genomic region, the following are encoded:
- the LOC115131322 gene encoding proline-rich protein 36-like, with the protein MTGCITTWYGNSSASDPKALQRVVCTTQFITGTELPVIQDLNTRQCPWKHLTIVKDSSHPSPTLFFLLPHGKRPPVTPANPAVQAFVSGPQSPQPTLLSRPLCQAPSHPSQPCCPGLCVRPPVTPANPAVQAFVSGPSHPSQPCCPGLCVRPPVTPANPAVQAFVSGPSHPSQPCCPGLCVRPPVTPANPAVQAFVSGPQSPQPTLLSRPLCQAPSHPSQPCCPGLCVRPPVTPANPAVQAFVLSRPPVTPANPAVQALCQAPSHPSQPCCPGLCVRPQSPQPTLLSRPLCQAPSHPSQPCCPGLCVRPPVTPANPAVQAFVSGPQSPQPTLLSRPLCQAPVTPANPAVQAFVSGPQSPQPTLLSRPLCQAPSHPSQPCCPGLCVRPPVTPANPAVQAFVSGPQSPQPTLLSRPLCQAPSHPSQPCCPGLCVRPPVTPANPAVQAFVSGPQSPQPTLLSSQHLLSRPLCQAPVTPANPAVQAFVSGPQSPQPTLLSRPLCQAPSHPSQPCCPPQAPSHPSQPCCPGLCVRPPVTPANPAVQAFVSGPSHPSQPCCPGLCVRPPVTPANPAVQAFVSGPQSPQPTLLSRPFSGPQSPQPTLLSRPLCQAPSHPSQPCCPGLCVRPQSPQPTLLSRPLCQAPSHPSQPCCPSLCVRPPVQSPQPTLLSRPLCQAPSHPSQPCCPSLCVRPQSPQPTLLSRPLCQAPSHPSQPCCPSLCVRPPVTPANPAVQAFVSGPQSPQPTLLSRPLCQAPVTPANPAVQAFVSGPSHPSQPCCPGLCVRPPVTPANPAVQAFVSGPQSPPQPANPAVQAFVSGPQAPQPTLLSKPLCQAPSHPSQPCCPGLCVRPPVTPANPAVQAFVSGPQSPQPTLLSRPLCQAPSHPSQPCCPGLCVRPPVTPANPAVQAFVSGPPSHPSQPCCPGLCFRPPVTPANPAVQAFVSGPSHPSQPCCPGLCVRPPVTPANPAVQAFVSGPQSPQPTLLSRPLCQAPSHPSQPCCPGLCVRPPVTPANPAVQAFVSGPQSPQPTLLSRPLCQAPSHPSQPCCPGLCVRPPVTPANPAVQAFVSGPQSPQPPAVQAFVSGPQSPQPTLLSKPLCQAPSHPSQPCCPGLCVRPPVTPANPAVQAFVSGPQSPQPTLLSKPLCQAPVRPQSPQPTLLSRPLCQAPSHPSQTRPGPQSPQPTLPVPGLCVRPPVTPAKPPGPPVTPANPAVQAFVSGPQSPQPNHLAPSHPSQPCCPGLCVRPPVTPANPAVQAFVSGPQSPQPTLLSRPLWPLCQAPSHPSGTPSQPCCPGLCVRPPVTPAKPAVQAFVSGPSHPSQPCCPGLCQAPVTPANPAVQAFVSGPSHPSQTTGPQSQPTLPPGLVSGPQSPQPTLLSRPLCQAPAPVTPANPAVQAFVSGPQSPQPTLLSRPLCQAPSHPSQPCCPGLCVRPPVTPGLCVTPVTPANPAVQAFVSGPSHPSQPCCPSLCVRPPVTPANPAVQAFVSGPQSPQPTLLSKPLCQAPSHPSQPCCPSLCVRPPVTPANPVVQAFVSGPQSPQPTLLSRPLCQAPSHPSQPCCPSLCVRPPVTPANPAVQAFVSGPQSPQPTLLSKPLCQAPSHPSQPCCPSLCVRPPVTPANPAVQAFVSGPQSPQPTLLSKPLCQAPSHPSQPCCPSLCVRPPVTPANPAVQAFVSGPQSPQPTLLSKPLCQAPSHPSQTTWPRATARGGVVILIL; encoded by the exons atgactggctgcatcaccacttggtatggcaactcctCGGCATCCGACcccaaggcgctacagagggtagtgtgtacgaccCAGTTCATCACTGGGACCGAGCTTCCTGTCATACAGGACCTCAATACCAGGCAGTGTCCGTGGAAGCATctaacaattgtcaaagactccagccatccaagTCCCActctgttctttctgctaccgcatggcaagcg GCCCCCAGTCACCCCAGCCAACCCTGCTGTCCAAGCCTTTGTGTCAGGCCCCCAGTCACCCCAGCCAACCCTGCTGTCCAGGCCTTTGTGTCAGGCCCCCAGTCACCCCAGCCAACCCTGCTGTCCAGGCCTTTGTGTCAGGCCCCCAGTCACCCCAGCCAACCCTGCTGTCCAGGCCTTTGTGTCAGGCCCCAGTCACCCCAGCCAACCCTGCTGTCCAGGCCTTTGTGTCAGGCCCCCAGTCACCCCAGCCAACCCTGCTGTCCAGGCCTTTGTTTCAGGCCCCAGTCACCCCAGCCAACCCTGCTGTCCAGGCCTTTGTGTCAGGCCCCCAGTCACCCCAGCCAACCCTGCTGTCCAGGCCTTTGTGTCAGGCCCCCAGTCACCCCAGCCAACCCTGCTGTCCAGGCCTTTGTGTCAGGCCCCCAGTCACCCCAGCCAACCCTGCTGTCCAGGCCTTTGTGTCAGGCCCCCAGTCACCCCAGCCAACCCTGCTGTCCAGGCCTTTGTGCTGTCCAGGCCCCCAGTCACCCCAGCCAACCCTGCTGTCCAGGCCTTGTGTCAGGCCCCCAGTCACCCCAGCCAACCCTGCTGTCCAGGCCTTTGTGTCAGGCCCCAGTCACCCCAGCCAACCCTGCTGTCCAGGCCTTTGTGTCAGGCCCCCAGTCACCCCAGCCAACCCTGCTGTCCAGGCCTTTGTGTCAGGCCCCCAGTCACCCCAGCCAACCCTGCTGTCCAGGCCTTTGTGTCAGGCCCCCAGTCACCCCAGCCAACCCTGCTGTCCAGGCCTTTGTGTCAGGCCCCAGTCACCCCAGCCAACCCTGCTGTCCAGGCCTTTGTTTCAGGCCCCCAGTCACCCCAGCCAACCCTGCTGTCCAGGCCTTTGTGTCAGGCCCCCAGTCACCCCAGCCAACCCTGCTGTCCAGGCCTTTGTGTCAGGCCCCCAGTCACCCCAGCCAACCCTGCTGTCCAGGCCTTTGTGTCAGGCCCCCAGTCACCCCAGCCAACCCTGCTGTCCAGGCCTTTGTGTCAGGCCCCCAGTCACCCCAGCCAACCCTGCTGTCCAGGCCTTTGTGTCAGGCCCCCAGTCACCCCAGCCAACCCTGCTGTCCAGGCCTTTGTGTCAGGCCCCCAGTCACCCCAGCCAACCCTGCTGTCCAGCCAACACCTGCTGTCCAGGCCTTTGTGTCAGGCCCCAGTCACCCCAGCCAACCCTGCTGTCCAGGCCTTTGTGTCAGGCCCCCAGTCACCCCAGCCAACCCTGCTGTCCAGGCCTTTGTGTCAGGCCCCCAGTCACCCCAGCCAACCCTGCTGTCCACCTCAGGCCCCCAGTCACCCCAGCCAACCCTGCTGTCCAGGCCTTTGTGTCAGGCCCCCAGTCACCCCAGCCAACCCTGCTGTCCAGGCCTTTGTGTCAGGCCCCAGTCACCCCAGCCAACCCTGCTGTCCAGGCCTTTGTGTCAGGCCCCCAGTCACCCCAGCCAACCCTGCTGTCCAGGCCTTTGTGTCAGGCCCCCAGTCACCCCAGCCAACCCTGCTGTCCAGGCCTTTTTCAGGCCCCCAGTCACCCCAGCCAACCCTGCTGTCCAGGCCTTTGTGTCAGGCCCCCAGTCACCCCAGCCAACCCTGCTGTCCAGGCCTTTGTGTCAGGCCCCAGTCACCCCAGCCAACCCTGCTGTCCAGGCCTTTGTGTCAGGCCCCCAGTCACCCCAGCCAACCCTGCTGTCCAAGCCTTTGTGTCAGGCCCCCTGTCCAGTCACCCCAGCCAACCCTGCTGTCCAGGCCTTTGTGTCAGGCCCCCAGTCACCCCAGCCAACCCTGCTGTCCAAGCCTTTGTGTCAGGCCCCAGTCACCCCAGCCAACCCTGCTGTCCAGGCCTTTGTGTCAGGCCCCCAGTCACCCCAGCCAACCCTGCTGTCCAAGCCTTTGTGTCAGGCCCCCAGTCACCCCAGCCAACCCTGCTGTCCAGGCCTTTGTGTCAGGCCCCCAGTCACCCCAGCCAACCCTGCTGTCCAGGCCTTTGTGTCAGGCCCCAGTCACCCCAGCCAACCCTGCTGTCCAGGCCTTTGTGTCAGGCCCCAGTCACCCCAGCCAACCCTGCTGTCCAGGCCTTTGTGTCAGGCCCCCAGTCACCCCAGCCAACCCTGCTGTCCAAGCCTTTGTGTCAGGCCCCCAGTCACCCCCCCAGCCAGCCAACCCTGCTGTCCAGGCCTTTGTGTCAGGCCCCCAGGCACCCCAGCCAACCCTGCTGTCCAAGCCTTTGTGTCAGGCCCCCAGTCACCCCAGCCAACCCTGCTGTCCAGGCCTTTGTGTCAGGCCCCCAGTCACCCCAGCCAACCCTGCTGTCCAAGCCTTTGTGTCAGGCCCCCAGTCACCCCAGCCAACCCTGCTGTCCAGGCCTTTGTGTCAGGCCCCCAGTCACCCCAGCCAACCCTGCTGTCCAGGCCTTTGTGTCAGGCCCCCAGTCACCCCAGCCAACCCTGCTGTCCAGGCCTTTGTGTCAGGCCCCCCCAGTCACCCCAGCCAACCCTGCTGTCCAGGCCTTTGTTTCAGGCCCCCAGTCACCCCAGCCAACCCTGCTGTCCAGGCCTTTGTGTCAGGCCCCAGTCACCCCAGCCAACCCTGCTGTCCAGGCCTTTGTGTCAGGCCCCCAGTCACCCCAGCCAACCCTGCTGTCCAGGCCTTTGTGTCAGGCCCCCAGTCACCCCAGCCAACCCTGCTGTCCAGGCCTTTGTGTCAGGCCCCCAGTCACCCCAGCCAACCCTGCTGTCCAGGCCTTTGTGTCAGGCCCCCAGTCACCCCAGCCAACCCTGCTGTCCAGGCCTTTGTGTCAGGCCCCCAGTCACCCCAGCCAACCCTGCTGTCCAGGCCTTTGTGTCAGGCCCCCAGTCACCCCAGCCAACCCTGCTGTCCAGGCCTTTGTGTCAGGCCCCCAGTCACCCCAGCCAACCCTGCTGTCCAGGCCTTTGTGTCAGGCCCCCAGTCACCCCAGCCCCCTGCTGTCCAGGCCTTTGTGTCAGGCCCCCAGTCACCCCAGCCAACCCTGCTGTCCAAGCCTTTGTGTCAGGCCCCCAGTCACCCCAGCCAACCCTGCTGTCCAGGCCTTTGTGTCAGGCCCCCAGTCACCCCAGCCAACCCTGCTGTCCAGGCCTTTGTGTCAGGCCCCCAGTCACCCCAGCCAACCCTGCTGTCCAAGCCTTTGTGTCAGGCCCCAGTCAGGCCCCAGTCACCCCAGCCAACCCTGCTGTCCAGGCCTTTGTGTCAGGCCCCCAGTCACCCCAGCCAAACCAGGCCTGGCCCCCAGTCACCCCAGCCAACCCTGCCTGTCCCAGGCCTTTGTGTCAGGCCCCCAGTCACCCCAGCCAAACCACCTGGCCCCCCAGTCACCCCAGCCAACCCTGCTGTCCAGGCCTTTGTGTCAGGCCCCCAGTCACCCCAGCCAAACCACCTGGCCCCCAGTCACCCCAGCCAACCCTGCTGTCCAGGCCTTTGTGTCAGGCCCCCAGTCACCCCAGCCAACCCTGCTGTCCAGGCCTTTGTGTCAGGCCCCCAGTCACCCCAGCCAACCCTGCTGTCCAGGCCTTTGTGGCCTTTGTGTCAGGCCCCCAGTCACCCCAGTGGCACCCCCAGCCAACCCTGCTGTCCAGGCCTTTGTGTCAGGCCCCCAGTCACCCCAGCCAAACCTGCTGTCCAGGCCTTTGTGTCAGGCCCCAGTCACCCCAGCCAACCCTGCTGTCCAGGCCTGTGTCAGGCCCCAGTCACCCCAGCCAACCCTGCTGTCCAGGCCTTTGTGTCAGGCCCCAGTCACCCCAGCCAAACCACTGGCCCCCAGTCACAGCCAACCCTGCCTCCAGGCCTTGTGTCAGGCCCCCAGTCACCCCAGCCAACCCTGCTGTCCAGGCCTTTGTGTCAGGCCCCAGCCCCAGTCACCCCAGCCAACCCTGCTGTCCAGGCCTTTGTGTCAGGCCCCCAGTCACCCCAGCCAACCCTCCTGTCCAGGCCTTTGTGTCAGGCCCCCAGTCACCCCAGCCAACCCTGCTGTCCAGGCCTTTGTGTCAGGCCCCCAGTCACCCCAGGCCTTTGTGTCACCCCAGTCACCCCAGCCAACCCTGCTGTCCAGGCCTTTGTGTCAGGCCCCAGTCACCCCAGCCAACCCTGCTGTCCAAGCCTTTGTGTCAGGCCCCCAGTCACCCCAGCCAACCCTGCTGTCCAGGCCTTTGTGTCAGGCCCCCAGTCACCCCAGCCAACCCTGCTGTCCAAGCCTTTGTGTCAGGCCCCCAGTCACCCCAGCCAACCCTGCTGTCCAAGCCTTTGTGTCAGGCCCCCAGTCACCCCAGCCAACCCTGTTGTCCAAGCCTTTGTGTCAGGCCCCCAGTCACCCCAGCCAACCCTGCTGTCCAGGCCTTTGTGTCAGGCCCCCAGTCACCCCAGCCAACCCTGCTGTCCAAGCCTTTGTGTCAGGCCCCCAGTCACCCCAGCCAACCCTGCTGTCCAAGCCTTTGTGTCAGGCCCCCAGTCACCCCAGCCAACCCTGCTGTCCAAGCCTTTGTGTCAGGCCCCCAGTCACCCCAGCCAACCCTGCTGTCCAAGCCTTTGTGTCAGGCCCCCAGTCACCCCAGCCAACCCTGCTGTCCAAGCCTTTGTTTCAGGCCCCCAGTCACCCCAGCCAACCCTGCTGTCCAAGCCTTTGTGTCAGGCCCCCAGTCACCCCAGCCAACCCTGCTGTCCAAGCCTTTGTGTCAGGCCCCCAGTCACCCCAGCCAACCCTGCTGTCCAAGCCTTTGTGTCAGGCCCCCAGTCACCCCAGCCAACCCTGCTGTCCAAGCCTTTGTGTCAGGCCCCCAGTCACCCCAGCCAAACCACCTGGCCACGAGCCACagccaggggaggggtggtaaTACTCATACTGTAG